The sequence below is a genomic window from Candidatus Zixiibacteriota bacterium.
CCCTGCAGGCCATGGGAAACCTGGTGTAATCTTACCTCTTCCGGGATATTGTTCAATCGCATTGCAAAATCACTGGACTGAAGTAAAGTTCCGTTTTTTATCAGATGATTTAGAACCGGAAATGAGGACTGCTTTTGAGTCAAAGCACGCTCCCACAATTTCTCCTGAACTTTACCCAATTTCTGCAACAGGACTTTATCCACTATCGAAAAGCTGGTGGAGAATACCTGAGTTAGAATCTCCAGCAGAGCCGATTCTTCCTTCCTCTTGTCTTTTCTGGTCTGCCTTTTTTCTCCCGGAGTCACCATCCCCTGATCTATAAGCTTGAGCAGTGCCCTGGAGGTGCTATATTCACCCAGAGGGCTTTCCTCTAAGATATCTGGATAGGTTCTCTCCCCGTCAACCATAAGCAATACTTTGAACTCATCCAGGCTCAGGCTGACCGAAGAGGAAGAACCGACCTTGGGATTCGGATTACCCTTCAGCACCATATCATCCTTCGGAAGGGTTTTCTGCATCTCCACCATTTCATCTATTTTTCTGGTCCCCTCCATAATGACATTGATGGTATTAAGATTGGTGGTAATCTGTCCTTCTGCTGGCTCTTTGTCGTCCTGGAAAATAAAATCCCCCTCTTTCCAGCTAAAAAGGTTGTAAACGATCTCCTCGATCTGCAATTTCAGACAGGCGACCAGTTCTTCTTTTTTCAAAAGCCCCATCTCCACCACTGTTGCCCCGATCATCTTACCGGTTGCCCGGTGCAGCTTTATAACCTGATCTAATTCAGCCTGAGAAAGTTTGCCCAGCCTTATAAGCAGGTTACCGATCAACTCCTCTTCGGTGTTAGAGGAAGTGGCATAGACAATGTTTCCCTCCCGGAAGTAGATCTCTTTTCTCTGTGCCTGACGCATCAGGGTCAGCACCCCGGTTTTCTTGCTGGAGCCGATTAGCTGCAGCAAGTCTGGAAAGGAGAGGGTATTTAAATTTCCGTTTAAACTCATACTAAAGACTATAGGTTATTTTTCTTTTTCCCAGCACTGTGCTGATATCAAACTTTTTACTTTTAACTTTGATTGTCACTGCTCCGAGCCTGGAAGTCTGGAAAACTTTATTCTCAAAACTCTGAGAAAATTTGAATTTATTATAGCCTGAAATTATTAATTCCTGGATTCCACTGTTCAGTGCTAAGTGTTCTATATTGCTTGTATTAGCTCCCTGAGGATTAAAACTCACCACATCCGGTTGAAGCTCAAAAACGGTGCTTTCAGGCAAAAACCGCTCAC
It includes:
- a CDS encoding DUF4388 domain-containing protein; the encoded protein is MSLNGNLNTLSFPDLLQLIGSSKKTGVLTLMRQAQRKEIYFREGNIVYATSSNTEEELIGNLLIRLGKLSQAELDQVIKLHRATGKMIGATVVEMGLLKKEELVACLKLQIEEIVYNLFSWKEGDFIFQDDKEPAEGQITTNLNTINVIMEGTRKIDEMVEMQKTLPKDDMVLKGNPNPKVGSSSSVSLSLDEFKVLLMVDGERTYPDILEESPLGEYSTSRALLKLIDQGMVTPGEKRQTRKDKRKEESALLEILTQVFSTSFSIVDKVLLQKLGKVQEKLWERALTQKQSSFPVLNHLIKNGTLLQSSDFAMRLNNIPEEVRLHQVSHGLQGLLSGYLTLAHNYLGEDITRLITTEIKKSTAPFLLKEREVVKKYSLEDDLFRTLKLALKGEESV